DNA from Fortiea contorta PCC 7126:
GATGGCCATATTGCTGCAATCTTTGTGTGTGCGATTGGGAGTTGCTACGGGGCGAGATTTGGCGCAGGCTTGTCGAGATTATTTCAAACCAAGAGTAAGCTTTTGTTTGTGGATACTGTGCGAGATTGCGATCGCTTGACCATTTTGTTGCTGCTGATAAATGCGGCGGCAGGTATTTAAAATATCTAAGTTTTCTTGATTTACTGACATGGCACTAAAGAATATACTCCACTTAGCAATGATTTAGCGACAGCGTAACACATTGCTGTATTGGTGATCCCTTTCTGATTCTCTTGAGCGATCGCCCATAGCTGAGATAGTTGTAAGCGATGCCTTCTCTACGAGACGCTCTGCGAACGGCAAAGCTTCGCTAACGCAGTCGAATTCAAATAGCATAGAAGCAGACAACCAAACAACTACCTATGACTCCACAATTTGAAGCGGCGATCGCTGCCATCCAACTACTCTCATCTACAGAGCGCCAGCAACTGCTGCAAATCCTCACCCAAAACTCAAATTCTCAACCCGATCTTCAAACCCTTAGTACCCAGTTCTTGCAAGGTACTATGCTCAAGCAGTTACTTGCTAACCATTCTCCTACAACTGTTGATCACCTCAAAGACCTGGCTACCGATTTTTGGCCGGAAGAAGACTCTATTGAAGATTTTCTCACGTTTGTGCGACAACAGCGCCAAGAGGCGATGTAACTAAACTCCCATGAGTCTTGTTCTGATTGATACTGATATTGCTTCCTTCATTTTCAAAGGTAGTGATTATGCCGACCCTTACCAGCCACTTTTGAGTGGTCAGCAATTGGCATTGTCATTCATGAGTGTCGCTGAACTATTTCAGTGGGCAATCTTACGTCAGTGGGGCGATCGTCGTCTCACCCAATTAGAACAATACCTCTCGAATTACCTGATTATTCCAGTGGATCAACCTCTTTGTCAAGAATGGGCAGAGGTTCGTGCATATCGACAAAGCGTGGGACGACCAATTTCGCCCCAAGATGCGTGGATTGCTGCAACGTCCATACGCTACGACTTACCGTTAGTCACTCACAACATCAAAGACTTCCTAGAAATTCCTAATCTACGGCTTATTACCCCGTCATCCTAATTAGACAGCGTTTGCGCGATCGCTGTTAGGCATAAGTTGAAGGAGCGATCGCTCATAGCTGGGGGCGCTACTTTTGAAATCCAAGTTTCAGGTTCAAACTTTAATCCCCACCTCCCCATCTCCCCATCCCCCCATCCCCCCATCTCCCCACCTCCCCATCTCCCCACCTCCCCATCTCCCCATCCCCCCATCTCCCCACCTCCCCATCTCCCCATCACCCCACCTCCCCATCTCCCAATTCTCATTCAGTTGCGGATATGTTGATCGTCGGTTGATAATTTGTCTGGGTTGAACTCTTGATAAATTGCTAAGGTTTCTTGATTGACACGGGCTACACTTAAGCGCTCAAGGTTATGTGTAGCTTGTTGTTTCCATCTCTGCAATACTTCGGGACTACTGAGTAATTCTCTCAGAGCGATCGCTAAGGCGTGATTATCTGCAGGTTGGACTAACAGACCTGCTTTTCCGTGATCTAATGCTTCGGGAATTCCGTCTACGTTGCTGGCGACGATCGCACAACCGGCTTCGCGGGCTTCAGGAATTACCAGGGGTGAGGGATCCCGGTGGGAAGCGAGGACAAAAATATCTGTGGCTAGCATATAACTTTGTGGCTCTGGCTGGAAGCCTTCAAAATGGATGCAGTCGCTGACGCCGCTATTTTGCGCCTGGGCTTCAAATATTGTCCTATCAGGGCCATTTCCCACAAGATAAAGATGTGTTTGCGGAAAATCGGTCGCAATTTCCGTAAAAGCACTGATTAATTCGGCAATTCCTTTACGTTTATACATCCCAGCGACAGTGGTAATCGCTGGGCGTTGCAGTTGTGCTGGTCGATACTGTTCTAAACTGCGAGTGCGGACGCTACCTAGAGTGCCATTGGCTACCACTCGCAATCTTTGGGCGGGGATACCTCGCTGTATCATTGATTGGGCGACAGCATGGCTAACGGCGATGACGCGATCGGCTAAACCCATGAGGACGGCGCTGCGCTGGAATTCGTTATGTACTGTGGAGATGAGCGCATAGACAGAGGAAGCTTTCAAGATTCTGCCTAATACCACTCCTGTCATCATATGTGCATGGACAATATCTGGTTGAAATTGTTTGATGATTTTTCGATAGCGCCAAGTAGCTTTGATTAATTTGATTGGCGTTCTCGTTTGATCCAATGAAAAATGTTGGACTCCATAGCGGGCTAGTAATGCTTCATATTCTCCCCCAGATGAAGCTACAGCGACATCGTGACCGTTTTTTGCTTGTATACAAGCTAGATCAACAGCGACGTTAACGATGCCGTTACCAATTTCTTGGACGTGGTTTAAAATATGTAGTACACGCATCAGACCCAGTGTATATTATTCAAATTACCATCAATACATTCACAGGTAGTCGCCACTATCCAGTAAATAACCGCAAAATTATTTACTGACTAAAAATTCTTCAGTTCTGACTATTCTCGGTAAATCATAGTTCTTCACTAATTCATAATAGACAGCCATTGTTTCGGCATAGACCCGCGTAGTGCTGAATCTTTCTAGGT
Protein-coding regions in this window:
- a CDS encoding type II toxin-antitoxin system VapC family toxin produces the protein MSLVLIDTDIASFIFKGSDYADPYQPLLSGQQLALSFMSVAELFQWAILRQWGDRRLTQLEQYLSNYLIIPVDQPLCQEWAEVRAYRQSVGRPISPQDAWIAATSIRYDLPLVTHNIKDFLEIPNLRLITPSS
- a CDS encoding glycosyltransferase family 4 protein, producing MRVLHILNHVQEIGNGIVNVAVDLACIQAKNGHDVAVASSGGEYEALLARYGVQHFSLDQTRTPIKLIKATWRYRKIIKQFQPDIVHAHMMTGVVLGRILKASSVYALISTVHNEFQRSAVLMGLADRVIAVSHAVAQSMIQRGIPAQRLRVVANGTLGSVRTRSLEQYRPAQLQRPAITTVAGMYKRKGIAELISAFTEIATDFPQTHLYLVGNGPDRTIFEAQAQNSGVSDCIHFEGFQPEPQSYMLATDIFVLASHRDPSPLVIPEAREAGCAIVASNVDGIPEALDHGKAGLLVQPADNHALAIALRELLSSPEVLQRWKQQATHNLERLSVARVNQETLAIYQEFNPDKLSTDDQHIRN